A genomic window from Lycium barbarum isolate Lr01 chromosome 4, ASM1917538v2, whole genome shotgun sequence includes:
- the LOC132634718 gene encoding pentatricopeptide repeat-containing protein At5g15010, mitochondrial-like — protein MMKYSNSRLVISCFLRGIHSYHYPNLPRNKLICLPQSTSGLSFLHSALSKSNRVNFFISGLRFCNFTSSSNLNDGSDYDQEDSSDNYKESYSNFSQEDLETNNNNIPSVIPQVGSEECRETVSDRPSAKDLETIEAILKEPGIHAAQVHNKLEQCGVRPTHNLVTVVLSRVRNNWEVAFTFFVWASKQTGYVHCVRQYHSMISILGKMRKFDTAWSLIDEMRGRNNRPSLVNSQTLLIMIRKYCAVHDVGKAISTFYAFKRFKLEVGIAEFQDLLSALCRYKNVKDAEHLLFCNKNVFLLNTKSLNIILSGWCLALDDLSEGKRIWRLMKERGIPRDVFSYCSIMSCYSRAGRLNVVLKLFDEMKLCGVAPDVKVYNAVIHALAKGRLVKQARIVMNTMEVNGLTPNTVTYNSLIMPLCKARLLDEAREVFNEMIERGIHPTVRTYHALLRSVRTGEEVFEHLQKMNSMGCIPTHDTYIMLIRKFCRWCQLDNVFKLWDEMSKIGLDHDRSSYIVLIHGLFLNGKLEESYKYYQEMKQKGLLPEPKIDEMLRAWVVQENNVTCSQENKERVKFEKADKERDFRKKPEIRRVTREGGFSFWDQ, from the coding sequence ATGATGAAATACAGTAACTCAAGACTTGTAATTTCCTGCTTCCTTCGTGGGATTCACAGTTACCACTATCCCAATTTGCCAAGAAATAAGCTAATTTGTCTTCCTCAATCCACCAGTGGTCTGAGTTTCCTGCATAGTGCTCTCTCAAAGTCTAATAGGGTTAATTTCTTCATTTCTGGACTCAGGTTTTGTAATTTTACTTCCTCAAGCAATTTAAATGATGGAAGTGATTATGATCAAGAAGATAGTAGTGACAATTATAAAGAATCATATTCTAATTTTTCCCAAGAAGATCttgaaaccaacaacaacaacatacccagtgtaatcccgcaagtggggtctgaggagtgtagagagactgtttccgacAGACCCTCAGCTAAAGATCTTGAAACCATTGAAGCCATTTTGAAAGAACCCGGAATCCATGCTGCTCAAGTGCATAACAAACTTGAGCAATGTGGTGTAAGGCCCACACATAATCTGGTTACCGTGGTTCTTTCTCGTGTACGGAATAATTGGGAAGTTGCATTCACTTTCTTCGTTTGGGCAAGTAAACAAACAGGTTATGTGCATTGTGTGCGTCAATATCATTCTATGATATCTATACTTGGCAAAATGAGGAAGTTTGATACTGCGTGGTCATTGATTGATGAAATGAGAGGTAGAAACAATAGACCGTCTCTTGTGAATTCTCAGACACTCTTGATTATGATAAGGAAATATTGTGCTGTACATGATGTGGGAAAAGCTATTAGTACGTTTTACGCATTTAAACGGTTTAAATTGGAAGTTGGAATTGCAGAATTTCAAGACCTTTTGTCTGCGCTTTGTCGGTACAAGAATGTAAAAGACGCGGAGCACTTGCTTTTTTGCAATAAGAATGTTTTCCTGTTGAATACTAAGAGTTTGAATATCATTCTCAGTGGATGGTGTCTTGCCCTTGATGATTTAAGTGAGGGAAAGAGGATTTGGAGGTTGATGAAGGAGAGAGGGATTCCTCGTGATGTTTTTTCGTATTGTAGTATCATGTCTTGCTATTCGAGGGCTGGCAGACTCAATGTTGTGCTTAAGCTTTTCGATGAGATGAAATTGTGTGGGGTTGCACCCGATGTTAAAGTATATAATGCTGTGATTCATGCTCTTGCAAAAGGCAGGCTGGTTAAACAAGCTAGGATTGTGATGAACACGATGGAAGTGAATGGTCTCACTCCAAACACTGTCACTTATAATTCATTGATCATGCCTCTCTGCAAAGCTCGATTGCTAGATGAAGCCCGTGAGGTCTTCAATGAGATGATTGAACGCGGCATACATCCTACTGTCCGAACTTACCATGCATTGCTTCGTAGCGTGAGGACAGGGGAAGAAGTATTCGAGCATTTGCAAAAGATGAATTCAATGGGCTGTATTCCAACTCATGACACTTATATAATGTTAATCCGGAAGTTTTGCCGATGGTGCCAACTTGATAATGTTTTCAAGTTGTGGGATGAGATGAGCAAGATTGGTTTGGACCATGATCGAAGTTCATATATAGTGCTGATACATGGACTCTTTCTGAATGGAAAACTGGAGGAGTCATACAAATACTATCAAGAAATGAAGCAAAAAGGTTTACTGCCAGAGCCCAAGATAGATGAAATGCTTCGGGCTTGGGTGGTTCAAGAGAATAATGTAACATGTAGTCAGGAGAACAAAGAGAGGGTCAAATTCGAAAAAGCTGATAAAGAAAGGGATTTCCGTAAAAAACCTGAAATTAGAAGAGTTACGAGAGAGGGTGGCTTCTCTTTCTGGGACCAGTAG
- the LOC132634720 gene encoding serine/threonine-protein kinase BLUS1 isoform X2 produces the protein MRNFSANPNDYKLLEEVGYGASATVYRAIYLPFNEVIAVKCLDLDRCNSNLDDIRREAQTMSLIDHPNVIKSFCSFVVESYLWVVMPFMAEGSCLHLMKIAYPDGFEESAICSMLKETLKALEYLHRHGHIHRDVKAGNILLDTNGAVKLGDFGVSACMFDSGDRQRSRNTFVGTPCWMAPEVLQPGTGYDFKADIWSFGITALELAHGHAPFSKYPPMKVLLMTIQNAPPGLDYDRDKKFSKSFKEMVAMCLVKDQTKRPTAEKLLKHSFFKNAKPPELSVKKLFADLPPLWNRVKALQLKDAAQLALKRMPSSEQEALSQSEYQRGVSAWNFDLEDLKLQASLLQEDDEIQEIKEENDTMKAYMNYKEKSIAIQYAGKSTPREDSNASEQESVGEVPLAEYEIKKGKGLESSLLDPDHWEKNGLKRNTSKTELPPLTSDKDALPTKSRTQTPKARQSQSGPLMAGVVLSQSASERARNSERSEIENQQPGDKAHPVRRAPSFSGPLMLPNRASGNSLSAPIKSSGGFKDSLDDKSKPNLVQIKGRFSVTSENVDLVKGSPLRKSASVGEWLVESKQMPPCQPPKELGPNNVPASVLMPHLQNLFQQTSIQQDLIVNLLSSLQQSEAGDSSQNGKLSSQQRPENNGTVEAAVSEREKLLLVKISELQARMINLTDELTAEKTKYWQLQQRLQCQGAERMGTEENWNIDDK, from the exons ATGAGAAACTTTTCGGCGAATCCAAATGATTACAAGCTTCTAGAAGAAGTAGGTTATGGAGCAAGTGCAACTGTTTATAGAGCGATCTATCTTCCTTTCAATGAAGTGATTGCAGTCAAGTGCTTGGATCTCGATCGTTGTAATAGCAATCTG GATGACATACGCAGGGAAGCTCAAACGATGAGTTTGATAGACCATCCTAATGTGATAAAGTCATTCTGTTCATTTGTTGTTGAGAGCTACCTCTGGGTGGTGATGCCCTTCATGGCTGAGGGGTCTTGTCTACATCTCATGAAAATAGCATATCCAGATGGATTCGAAGAATCTGCTATTTGTTCTATGTTGAAGGAAACTCTAAAGGCGTTGGAATATCTCCATCGGCATGGGCACATCCATCGAGATGTTAAG GCTGGTAATATATTGCTGGACACTAATGGGGCAGTAAAGCTGGGCGATTTTGGTGTTTCAGCATGTATGTTTGACAGTGGTGATAGACAGCGGTCTAGGAATACCTTTGTAGGAACTCCGTGCTG GATGGCACCGGAAGTTCTGCAGCCTGGAACTGGATATGATTTCAA GGCTGATATTTGGTCATTTGGAATAACTGCCCTGGAGTTGGCTCATGGTCATGCACCATTTTCAAAGTACCCTCCAATGAAG GTACTACTGATGACAATACAGAATGCCCCTCCTGGACTTGATTATGACAGAGACAAAAAATTCTCTAAG TCATTCAAGGAAATGGTTGCAATGTGCTTGGTGAAAGATCAAACTAAAAGGCCAACCGCTGAGAAGTTGTTGAAGCATTCTTTTTTCAAAAATGCCAAGCCTCCAGAGCTTTCTGTAAAGAAACTCTTTGCTGACTTGCCACCTCTTTGGAATCGAGTTAAAGCCCTCCAG CTTAAAGATGCTGCCCAACTAGCTTTGAAGAGAATGCCTTCTTCCGAGCAGGAAGCATTATCACAG AGCGAATATCAACGGGGAGTTAGCGCCTGGAACTTTGATCTGGAGGATTTAAAGCTTCAGGCTTCACTG CTACAGGAGGATGATGAAATACAAGAAATTAAGGAAGAAAATGATACCATGAAAGCTTATATGAACTACAAG GAGAAATCTATTGCCATACAATATGCTGGAAAATCAACCCCTAGGGAAGATTCTAATGCCAG TGAGCAAGAAAGTGTTGGTGAAGTGCCATTAGCTGAATATGAGATCAAGAAGGGAAAAGGTTTGGAAAGTAGTTTGCTAGATCCTGATCATTGGGAGAAAAATGGACTGAAGAGGAATACATCAAAAACGGAGTTGCCACCCCTAACCTCAGACAAGGATGCTTTACCGACCAAGAGTAGAACGCAAACACCAAAAGCTCGTCAAAGTCAAAGCGGACCGCTTATGGCGGGCGTTGTACTTAGTCAGTCGGCATCAGAAAGAGCTCGAAACTCCGAAAG AAGTGAGATTGAAAATCAACAACCAGGAGATAAAGCCCATCCAGTGCGAAGAGCACCCAGCTTTAGTGGCCCTTTAATGCTTCCAAACCGAGCTTCAGGAAATAGTTTATCAGCTCCGATTAAATCATCTGGGG GATTCAAAGATTCTTTGGATGACAAGTCGAAGCCAAACTTGGTCCAAATAAAAGGCCGTTTCTCTGTAACATCAGAAAATGTAGATCTTGTAAAG GGATCACCACTTAGGAAGTCTGCTAGTGTTGGAGAATGGCTGGTCGAATCTAAACAAATG CCACCCTGTCAACCGCCCAAGGAACTTGGCCCTAATAATGTTCCTGCTTCAGTTCTCATGCCTCACCTGCAAAATCTCTTTCAACAGACGTCAATTCAACAG GATCTCATTGTAAATCTATTGAGTAGCTTGCAACAATCTGAGGCAGGAGATT CTTCTCAAAATGGAAAGTTATCTTCCCAACAGCGCCCAGAAAACAATGGAACT GTTGAAGCAGCCGTTTCTGAGAGGGAGAAGCTATTGCTAGTCAAAATATCTGAGCTTCAGGCTAG GATGATTAATTTGACAGATGAATTAACTGCAGAAAAAACTAAATACTGGCAG TTGCAGCAGCGGTTGCAATGTCAAGGTGCGGAGAGGATGGGGACAGAAGAGAATTGGAATATTGATGACAAATGA
- the LOC132634719 gene encoding uncharacterized protein LOC132634719: MCKGFQPNEKDRLKIKGFYLHLSFSSPTKNVPVPDYLTLHYLPRISESPLEINDSKIRSNSPGFVTLHRVVSAEKVTTKGVIYGSRDRVKASEGVKFEIFMGDVKVIKGIFMKDYERIEENWRIDCKCALENDDFQVKGAEVCVAVEEHAAVIAEKVEMTVRKRRSSRRRSCFQKLEEIPEQNEFELDTCCCSECEGEEEDSDGGDTAEMAEEGVGWAVDVGIWVMCLGVGVGYLVSRASSKSLRRRTFIL, encoded by the coding sequence ATGTGTAAAGGGTTTCAGCCAAACGAGAAAGATCGCTTGAAAATCAAAGGCTTTTACCTCCATTTATCATTTTCATCACCTACAAAAAATGTCCCTGTACCCGATTATCTAACTCTACATTATCTCCCACGTATAAGTGAAAGTCCATTAGAGATTAACGACTCAAAGATCCGATCCAATTCACCCGGTTTCGTTACGCTCCACCGGGTCGTATCAGCTGAGAAGGTAACAACAAAAGGTGTAATTTACGGAAGTAGGGATAGAGTTAAAGCAAGTGAAGGAGTAAAATTCGAGATATTCATGGGTGATGTTAAGGTTATAAAAGGTATTTTCATGAAAGATTATGAGAGGATTGAAGAGAACTGGAGAATAGATTGTAAGTGCGCTTTGGAAAACGATGATTTCCAAGTGAAAGGCGCGGAAGTGTGTGTGGCGGTGGAAGAACACGCTGCTGTGATAGCGGAGAAGGTGGAGATGACGGTGAGGAAAAGGAGATCATCACGGCGGAGGAGCTGTTTTCAGAAATTGGAGGAGATTCCTGAGCAAAATGAGTTTGAGTTGGATACTTGTTGCTGCTCGGAGTGTGAAGGTGAAGAAGAGGATTCTGACGGCGGCGACACGGCGGAGATGGCGGAGGAGGGAGTTGGGTGGGCAGTAGATGTAGGGATATGGGTGATGTGTCTTGGAGTGGGGGTTGGGTATTTGGTCTCTAGAGCTTCTTCAAAGAGCTTAAGAAGAAGGACATTCATATTATAG
- the LOC132634720 gene encoding serine/threonine-protein kinase BLUS1 isoform X1, with translation MRNFSANPNDYKLLEEVGYGASATVYRAIYLPFNEVIAVKCLDLDRCNSNLDDIRREAQTMSLIDHPNVIKSFCSFVVESYLWVVMPFMAEGSCLHLMKIAYPDGFEESAICSMLKETLKALEYLHRHGHIHRDVKAGNILLDTNGAVKLGDFGVSACMFDSGDRQRSRNTFVGTPCWMAPEVLQPGTGYDFKADIWSFGITALELAHGHAPFSKYPPMKVLLMTIQNAPPGLDYDRDKKFSKSFKEMVAMCLVKDQTKRPTAEKLLKHSFFKNAKPPELSVKKLFADLPPLWNRVKALQLKDAAQLALKRMPSSEQEALSQSEYQRGVSAWNFDLEDLKLQASLLQEDDEIQEIKEENDTMKAYMNYKEKSIAIQYAGKSTPREDSNASEQESVGEVPLAEYEIKKGKGLESSLLDPDHWEKNGLKRNTSKTELPPLTSDKDALPTKSRTQTPKARQSQSGPLMAGVVLSQSASERARNSERSEIENQQPGDKAHPVRRAPSFSGPLMLPNRASGNSLSAPIKSSGGFKDSLDDKSKPNLVQIKGRFSVTSENVDLVKDIPLCTVPRRSSQGSPLRKSASVGEWLVESKQMPPCQPPKELGPNNVPASVLMPHLQNLFQQTSIQQDLIVNLLSSLQQSEAGDSSQNGKLSSQQRPENNGTVEAAVSEREKLLLVKISELQARMINLTDELTAEKTKYWQLQQRLQCQGAERMGTEENWNIDDK, from the exons ATGAGAAACTTTTCGGCGAATCCAAATGATTACAAGCTTCTAGAAGAAGTAGGTTATGGAGCAAGTGCAACTGTTTATAGAGCGATCTATCTTCCTTTCAATGAAGTGATTGCAGTCAAGTGCTTGGATCTCGATCGTTGTAATAGCAATCTG GATGACATACGCAGGGAAGCTCAAACGATGAGTTTGATAGACCATCCTAATGTGATAAAGTCATTCTGTTCATTTGTTGTTGAGAGCTACCTCTGGGTGGTGATGCCCTTCATGGCTGAGGGGTCTTGTCTACATCTCATGAAAATAGCATATCCAGATGGATTCGAAGAATCTGCTATTTGTTCTATGTTGAAGGAAACTCTAAAGGCGTTGGAATATCTCCATCGGCATGGGCACATCCATCGAGATGTTAAG GCTGGTAATATATTGCTGGACACTAATGGGGCAGTAAAGCTGGGCGATTTTGGTGTTTCAGCATGTATGTTTGACAGTGGTGATAGACAGCGGTCTAGGAATACCTTTGTAGGAACTCCGTGCTG GATGGCACCGGAAGTTCTGCAGCCTGGAACTGGATATGATTTCAA GGCTGATATTTGGTCATTTGGAATAACTGCCCTGGAGTTGGCTCATGGTCATGCACCATTTTCAAAGTACCCTCCAATGAAG GTACTACTGATGACAATACAGAATGCCCCTCCTGGACTTGATTATGACAGAGACAAAAAATTCTCTAAG TCATTCAAGGAAATGGTTGCAATGTGCTTGGTGAAAGATCAAACTAAAAGGCCAACCGCTGAGAAGTTGTTGAAGCATTCTTTTTTCAAAAATGCCAAGCCTCCAGAGCTTTCTGTAAAGAAACTCTTTGCTGACTTGCCACCTCTTTGGAATCGAGTTAAAGCCCTCCAG CTTAAAGATGCTGCCCAACTAGCTTTGAAGAGAATGCCTTCTTCCGAGCAGGAAGCATTATCACAG AGCGAATATCAACGGGGAGTTAGCGCCTGGAACTTTGATCTGGAGGATTTAAAGCTTCAGGCTTCACTG CTACAGGAGGATGATGAAATACAAGAAATTAAGGAAGAAAATGATACCATGAAAGCTTATATGAACTACAAG GAGAAATCTATTGCCATACAATATGCTGGAAAATCAACCCCTAGGGAAGATTCTAATGCCAG TGAGCAAGAAAGTGTTGGTGAAGTGCCATTAGCTGAATATGAGATCAAGAAGGGAAAAGGTTTGGAAAGTAGTTTGCTAGATCCTGATCATTGGGAGAAAAATGGACTGAAGAGGAATACATCAAAAACGGAGTTGCCACCCCTAACCTCAGACAAGGATGCTTTACCGACCAAGAGTAGAACGCAAACACCAAAAGCTCGTCAAAGTCAAAGCGGACCGCTTATGGCGGGCGTTGTACTTAGTCAGTCGGCATCAGAAAGAGCTCGAAACTCCGAAAG AAGTGAGATTGAAAATCAACAACCAGGAGATAAAGCCCATCCAGTGCGAAGAGCACCCAGCTTTAGTGGCCCTTTAATGCTTCCAAACCGAGCTTCAGGAAATAGTTTATCAGCTCCGATTAAATCATCTGGGG GATTCAAAGATTCTTTGGATGACAAGTCGAAGCCAAACTTGGTCCAAATAAAAGGCCGTTTCTCTGTAACATCAGAAAATGTAGATCTTGTAAAG GATATTCCGTTATGTACAGTTCCGCGACGATCTTCCCAA GGATCACCACTTAGGAAGTCTGCTAGTGTTGGAGAATGGCTGGTCGAATCTAAACAAATG CCACCCTGTCAACCGCCCAAGGAACTTGGCCCTAATAATGTTCCTGCTTCAGTTCTCATGCCTCACCTGCAAAATCTCTTTCAACAGACGTCAATTCAACAG GATCTCATTGTAAATCTATTGAGTAGCTTGCAACAATCTGAGGCAGGAGATT CTTCTCAAAATGGAAAGTTATCTTCCCAACAGCGCCCAGAAAACAATGGAACT GTTGAAGCAGCCGTTTCTGAGAGGGAGAAGCTATTGCTAGTCAAAATATCTGAGCTTCAGGCTAG GATGATTAATTTGACAGATGAATTAACTGCAGAAAAAACTAAATACTGGCAG TTGCAGCAGCGGTTGCAATGTCAAGGTGCGGAGAGGATGGGGACAGAAGAGAATTGGAATATTGATGACAAATGA